A part of candidate division KSB1 bacterium genomic DNA contains:
- a CDS encoding DUF2334 domain-containing protein, whose product MSLFGDGNNLCTVQGKGQTRFALATMVLLTACHAALSVAADSLVFVIRVDDVMSRNTTVLPRSIVPFAEAVEARGGRVTWAVIPHRLVEPENRDGNLCRELRASHAAGHEIAQHGYNHICPVCGQFHEFHCPTRGVSLTYAQQDSLIREGIRLLQDSLGVVPLTFVPPSHVADSTTYQVLCDRGFRWVSTTGRPFEQVRGPLVNLGVDFDYTWNLKPQEYRAKLAAALSAVRDAKDSRGYYCMLFHDYFVRAGYENGLVIQWVGELLDSLNAAYGGRVRYMTLSQAGEHFCSAPSKVELAEGNRPGPVALSVFPNPFGLQTTVVLHLASDSVVRLTVFDVIGRVVEQVGEGSFHPGAYSISWTPTPGLPSGVYFLHAQGNGWCSVQRCILRK is encoded by the coding sequence TTGAGCCTCTTCGGCGACGGCAACAACCTTTGCACCGTCCAGGGCAAAGGGCAGACGCGGTTCGCATTGGCTACCATGGTGCTCCTCACGGCTTGCCACGCAGCCCTGTCGGTGGCCGCCGATTCCCTCGTCTTTGTCATCCGCGTGGACGACGTCATGTCGCGCAACACGACCGTGCTCCCGCGCAGCATCGTGCCTTTTGCGGAGGCAGTGGAGGCACGCGGCGGAAGGGTCACCTGGGCGGTCATCCCGCACCGTCTGGTGGAACCAGAAAACCGCGACGGGAACCTGTGCCGAGAGCTCAGAGCCAGCCACGCCGCCGGCCATGAAATTGCCCAGCACGGATATAACCACATCTGCCCCGTATGCGGTCAGTTCCACGAGTTCCACTGCCCCACGCGAGGCGTCAGCCTCACTTACGCCCAGCAGGATAGCCTCATTCGCGAGGGAATTCGCCTGCTCCAGGACAGCCTGGGAGTGGTGCCCCTGACGTTTGTGCCCCCTTCGCATGTGGCAGATAGTACCACCTATCAGGTGCTGTGCGATCGCGGCTTCAGGTGGGTGTCCACAACTGGCCGGCCTTTTGAGCAAGTGCGCGGTCCTCTGGTCAACCTCGGTGTCGACTTTGACTACACCTGGAACTTGAAGCCTCAGGAGTATCGTGCCAAGCTCGCTGCGGCACTAAGCGCGGTGCGAGACGCCAAGGACTCGCGGGGCTACTACTGCATGCTTTTTCACGACTATTTTGTCCGTGCTGGCTATGAGAACGGCCTGGTCATCCAGTGGGTGGGCGAACTGTTGGACTCGCTCAATGCAGCGTATGGGGGTAGGGTGCGCTACATGACATTGAGCCAGGCAGGCGAACACTTTTGCAGCGCACCCTCTAAAGTAGAATTGGCAGAGGGTAATAGACCTGGACCGGTGGCCTTAAGTGTGTTCCCCAATCCCTTTGGGCTGCAGACGACTGTCGTGCTCCATCTGGCCAGCGACTCAGTAGTTCGCCTCACGGTGTTCGACGTGATTGGACGAGTGGTGGAACAGGTTGGCGAGGGCTCTTTTCACCCAGGCGCGTATTCAATAAGCTGGACTCCTACACCTGGACTGCCGTCGGGTGTCTATTTCCTTCACGCCCAAGGGAATGGATGGTGTTCCGTGCAGCGGTGCATTCTGCGCAAGTAA
- a CDS encoding transglutaminase-like domain-containing protein — protein sequence MRRISLVLMLAVCLAGHAAGENYLLNGGQESKIQYRLYQKVEPAAGTKSLILSFVVPASFASPTYNQTVSDFSLTFAPQPATREEQVDKRGNRVVKATWAGNSGSVEATVAMTALTTVKLEPLRTQAPFPLTGLPPDVQVYRNPSPQVQSGDAAIAAKARELTEGARTEFDAVQRVLSWVVDHMQYVTPPAQYDALYSFHSGKGNCQNYSHLAAALLRAVGVPVRIVNGVTLKQPYDVRLPNGAITMRMGQGRHSWIEVYFPDLGWVPFDPQQTELFVSNRFIRIEVGVDNEETIMDGMIRWTQSQGMKGQPQFEESIEADFAHDRVVLNAKKEPHGPRNMLFLPEVQAVFQPYQAPPPPPPPKTIPDQEMKQLRFTVPFVYGNLLFPEGVDFMAARGPAVAGGENAFEMRKNFMVETAEYVTTQAAQYAQMFVLTKPIRLASVGLALHRFGGEGSLWVELYKDDTGKPGAYVATSEMLAADQLPLRPGYRWVDFPFRGEPLLLSPGRYWIALGFTGSPIVNWFFTYGKPVGPPEGTRYKTIFDEDWSRALSYEFNYRVQGMTTP from the coding sequence GTGCGAAGGATAAGCTTGGTGCTGATGCTTGCGGTATGCCTGGCAGGGCACGCTGCAGGGGAAAACTACCTGCTCAATGGCGGGCAGGAGTCCAAGATCCAGTATCGCCTGTATCAAAAAGTGGAACCGGCCGCGGGCACCAAGAGCCTCATCTTGAGCTTTGTGGTGCCGGCCTCGTTCGCTTCTCCCACCTACAATCAGACGGTCTCCGATTTTTCCCTCACCTTTGCGCCGCAGCCTGCTACCCGGGAGGAACAGGTGGACAAGCGGGGCAACCGCGTGGTAAAGGCGACGTGGGCTGGAAACTCTGGGTCGGTGGAGGCCACCGTGGCGATGACCGCGCTGACCACAGTAAAGCTCGAGCCCCTGCGCACGCAAGCGCCGTTTCCTCTCACCGGGCTGCCCCCGGACGTCCAGGTGTATCGTAACCCGAGTCCACAAGTGCAGAGCGGGGATGCGGCCATCGCAGCCAAGGCGCGAGAGCTCACCGAGGGCGCCCGCACAGAGTTCGATGCCGTGCAGAGAGTGCTTTCCTGGGTGGTCGACCACATGCAGTACGTCACGCCGCCAGCCCAGTACGATGCCCTCTACTCTTTCCACTCTGGCAAGGGGAACTGCCAGAACTACTCGCACCTGGCGGCTGCACTGTTGCGCGCCGTGGGGGTGCCGGTGCGCATCGTCAACGGAGTGACGCTCAAGCAACCCTACGACGTGCGGCTGCCCAATGGAGCCATTACCATGCGCATGGGCCAAGGCAGGCACTCATGGATCGAGGTCTACTTTCCGGACCTGGGTTGGGTGCCTTTTGACCCGCAGCAAACTGAACTCTTTGTGAGCAACCGCTTCATTCGCATCGAGGTTGGGGTGGACAACGAAGAGACGATCATGGATGGCATGATCCGGTGGACGCAGTCGCAAGGCATGAAGGGCCAGCCGCAGTTCGAAGAAAGCATAGAGGCCGACTTTGCGCACGATCGCGTGGTGCTGAACGCTAAGAAGGAACCGCACGGTCCGCGGAACATGCTCTTTTTGCCGGAAGTGCAAGCGGTGTTCCAGCCTTACCAGGCGCCGCCCCCTCCACCGCCGCCAAAGACCATCCCTGACCAGGAGATGAAGCAGCTCCGTTTCACTGTGCCCTTCGTCTACGGCAACTTGCTGTTCCCGGAGGGCGTGGACTTTATGGCGGCACGGGGCCCAGCAGTGGCGGGCGGGGAGAATGCCTTCGAAATGCGCAAGAACTTTATGGTGGAGACCGCCGAATACGTCACCACCCAGGCGGCCCAGTATGCGCAGATGTTCGTGCTCACCAAGCCCATCCGCCTGGCAAGTGTGGGGCTCGCGCTGCACCGCTTTGGCGGGGAAGGCTCGCTGTGGGTTGAGCTTTATAAAGACGATACCGGTAAGCCAGGGGCCTACGTGGCCACCAGCGAAATGCTCGCCGCCGATCAGCTCCCCTTGCGCCCCGGCTATCGCTGGGTCGACTTTCCGTTCCGTGGCGAGCCGCTGTTGTTGTCGCCTGGGCGCTATTGGATCGCCCTCGGCTTCACTGGGAGCCCCATCGTTAACTGGTTCTTTACCTACGGTAAGCCAGTCGGACCTCCGGAAGGGACTCGCTACAAGACCATCTTTGACGAGGATTGGAGCCGAGCGCTATCCTACGAGTTCAACTATCGCGTGCAGGGGATGACCACGCCATAG
- a CDS encoding C39 family peptidase, translating into MARRGETDGHGVGGRWTLTGAMLLAVLEFAFASYPDQQYILEGADSLLAEATSVINVVSSADGGALQLVDGALTGSLVLRVQSAVYPFDVGLPSWNGSAPGDSGAFRVFIRVPYGTGWSPWLEVGYWKANLWPGTKSTTFAGGRIDIDTMELSSYVSAWQFKVEFKRLAPGVRSPTLRLLSFFASDSRRTAEFNLSEALADRPPAIFVPTRFIAQYKVSQEFGGRICSPTTVAMILASYGINVDPLAFALDTYDPYWQIFGVWPRVVQNAAEHGLRGTVARVRSWSQAYQILASGGRIGMSVGPPLYQGHLMMLAGFTAAGDPIVHDPARSTDGYAHVFNKADLSRSWFEKGGVAYVFTGVCTPTAVAQTGEGQRTGGPPSTLGLLPVYPNPFSLSGEQAGLTIAFSLPRPEVVAVSIYNAVGQIVAEWSSQEFTAGRHAVQWQPEARVAPGVYFYRVVAGRQIACGRFVITK; encoded by the coding sequence GGACCAGCAGTACATCCTGGAGGGGGCGGATTCGCTGCTTGCGGAGGCCACCAGCGTGATCAACGTGGTGAGCAGCGCAGACGGAGGAGCTCTCCAGCTCGTGGACGGCGCTCTCACCGGCAGCCTTGTGCTGAGGGTGCAGAGCGCCGTCTACCCCTTCGACGTCGGGCTCCCCTCCTGGAACGGCTCTGCGCCGGGCGATAGCGGCGCTTTTCGCGTGTTCATTCGTGTGCCCTATGGCACGGGATGGTCGCCGTGGTTGGAGGTGGGGTACTGGAAGGCGAACCTCTGGCCAGGCACCAAGTCCACCACCTTTGCCGGCGGCAGAATCGATATCGACACCATGGAGTTGTCCTCCTATGTCAGCGCCTGGCAGTTCAAGGTCGAATTCAAGCGGCTTGCCCCTGGCGTCCGGTCGCCTACGCTGCGCCTGCTGTCGTTTTTTGCCAGCGACAGCCGCAGAACGGCCGAATTCAACTTGAGCGAGGCGCTTGCTGACCGGCCACCGGCCATTTTTGTCCCGACGAGGTTCATTGCCCAGTACAAGGTGTCCCAGGAGTTCGGGGGCAGAATTTGTTCGCCCACCACTGTGGCCATGATCCTTGCCAGCTATGGGATCAATGTCGACCCACTGGCATTTGCCCTGGATACGTACGACCCGTACTGGCAGATCTTTGGTGTATGGCCGCGCGTGGTCCAGAATGCGGCGGAGCACGGTCTGAGGGGAACGGTGGCGCGGGTGCGCTCCTGGAGCCAAGCCTACCAGATTCTCGCCAGTGGCGGCCGCATCGGTATGTCCGTAGGCCCCCCTTTGTACCAAGGCCACCTGATGATGCTGGCCGGCTTCACCGCTGCGGGCGATCCCATCGTCCATGACCCTGCGCGCAGCACGGACGGCTATGCCCACGTGTTCAACAAGGCGGACCTTTCGCGCTCGTGGTTCGAGAAAGGTGGTGTGGCCTACGTCTTTACCGGCGTATGCACTCCGACCGCTGTGGCCCAGACCGGAGAGGGACAGAGGACCGGCGGTCCTCCAAGCACACTTGGGCTGTTGCCCGTCTATCCCAACCCGTTCTCGCTGAGTGGGGAGCAAGCGGGCCTTACCATCGCCTTCTCGCTGCCCAGGCCAGAGGTGGTCGCCGTTTCCATCTACAACGCAGTCGGGCAGATTGTGGCAGAGTGGAGTTCCCAGGAGTTTACCGCAGGAAGGCATGCGGTGCAGTGGCAGCCGGAGGCGCGGGTGGCCCCTGGGGTCTACTTCTACCGGGTCGTAGCCGGCAGGCAGATAGCCTGCGGCAGGTTCGTGATCACCAAATAA
- a CDS encoding M28 family peptidase, with amino-acid sequence MAHTRRVRALLQRAPRTAGLLLAGALSWVANTAAQQVQPCADSIYASVRHLSEAIGPRPMGSPAEKEALEWVLAYFRRLGADTAYFMPFNKAPQAAPHLNTASGNAVALFRGVTDSLIVIGGHIDSAAPEVPGANDNASGVATALELARVWKDRPRRYSMLFIAFGGEERGLLGSTYFVEHFPELTKARMMLCLDMAGADGAALPMFETRKAQAPRWLVRDALAIDARDGLRLLRYAPHFSALNSMGKGAGSDHEPFLNKGIPAIDFTTGINTSPIHTPQDNLAFIRKDQLGRYARLVDELLLHYQRNGVPATSTSRFVLWDVAGMAVFVPHWVLLAVVMASLALLVPAFLLARRAHPSLRTASRARFSFVKLLVLWLLVVLCAQVGEALLQLLRGLRHPWMTHVWAYVGYAGLWALIGLWLGLQTTRRWRFAREAWRYVLTAFILLALGTATMLLLSARLAFYPALCLLLLESAVVATSPVPRLLLGVLAPLPLVRLLLIEALPMAGRLFARGAYQIDTFWRSLGTTALLTALLFAWLLPVVFILAYLVRSVPAATRWAKVARRTWFGSMLLGAAIGYGAVLYFLPAYDDMWRPTVWLTAEYRLPEGKSVVRVRSDEYMRGVVVTVDSLQRQYHGTVNADSLPVRFRADWVHLAGSELLKPGPTDTVEVNWLLTYDPTPYTLNISITADSGKVDSVGSDLGFRKGKRSILFAWTAWPQGPVDLKATIVCRGVTRFVRQVTATYTELPTGISLSAASADVIARTRVTLVDTLWFPRLPSVRPRQEATEASLSPTHQKVLAQFTRSTYLQDTKQQ; translated from the coding sequence ATGGCCCACACACGTCGTGTGCGCGCGCTCCTGCAAAGGGCACCGCGCACTGCAGGACTGCTTCTTGCGGGCGCCCTGAGCTGGGTCGCCAACACCGCGGCCCAACAAGTCCAGCCGTGTGCTGACAGCATCTATGCCTCCGTCCGCCACCTGAGCGAGGCCATCGGTCCGAGGCCTATGGGCTCGCCTGCGGAGAAGGAGGCACTGGAGTGGGTGCTGGCCTACTTCCGCCGCCTTGGGGCAGACACCGCCTACTTCATGCCTTTCAACAAAGCCCCCCAGGCCGCTCCTCATTTGAACACTGCCAGCGGCAATGCCGTCGCACTGTTTCGCGGGGTCACGGACTCGCTCATCGTCATAGGCGGCCACATAGATTCTGCCGCCCCAGAGGTGCCAGGCGCCAACGACAATGCCTCTGGTGTGGCCACCGCCCTCGAGCTGGCGCGAGTGTGGAAGGATCGCCCCCGTCGTTACAGCATGCTCTTTATCGCTTTTGGGGGAGAAGAGCGAGGGCTTTTGGGGTCGACCTACTTCGTGGAGCACTTTCCCGAGCTTACGAAGGCCAGGATGATGCTCTGTTTGGACATGGCAGGTGCTGATGGTGCTGCCCTCCCCATGTTCGAGACCAGGAAGGCACAAGCTCCTCGGTGGCTGGTGCGCGATGCACTGGCCATCGACGCGCGTGACGGCTTGCGCCTGCTCCGCTACGCCCCGCACTTTTCCGCCCTGAACAGCATGGGCAAAGGCGCGGGTTCTGACCACGAGCCTTTCTTGAACAAGGGGATACCCGCCATCGACTTTACCACGGGCATAAACACCTCACCGATTCACACGCCGCAGGACAACCTTGCTTTCATCCGCAAAGACCAGTTAGGCCGGTACGCCCGTCTTGTGGATGAGCTTTTGCTTCATTATCAGCGCAACGGGGTGCCGGCAACCTCCACATCCCGCTTCGTGCTGTGGGACGTGGCTGGCATGGCAGTGTTCGTGCCTCATTGGGTACTCCTGGCGGTGGTGATGGCCTCGCTTGCCCTGCTGGTACCAGCGTTCTTACTGGCACGCCGCGCGCATCCTTCGCTACGCACGGCCTCCAGGGCAAGGTTCAGCTTTGTCAAGCTGTTGGTGCTGTGGCTGCTTGTGGTACTCTGCGCACAGGTGGGCGAGGCTTTACTGCAGCTCTTACGAGGGTTGCGTCATCCTTGGATGACGCATGTGTGGGCCTACGTGGGCTATGCGGGCCTGTGGGCATTGATAGGGCTGTGGCTGGGTCTGCAGACCACCCGGCGGTGGCGCTTTGCTCGCGAGGCGTGGCGCTACGTCTTGACCGCTTTCATCCTTCTTGCGCTTGGGACGGCGACAATGCTCCTGCTCAGCGCGCGACTGGCGTTCTACCCGGCTCTCTGCCTGCTACTGTTGGAGTCGGCGGTTGTAGCGACTTCGCCGGTGCCACGCCTGCTGCTCGGTGTGCTTGCTCCCTTGCCTCTTGTTCGCTTGCTGCTAATCGAGGCCCTCCCCATGGCCGGGCGACTCTTCGCCCGCGGCGCATACCAAATCGACACCTTTTGGCGGTCATTGGGCACCACGGCCCTGCTTACCGCCCTGCTCTTCGCCTGGCTTTTGCCGGTAGTATTCATCCTCGCTTATCTGGTGCGCTCGGTACCGGCCGCAACACGCTGGGCGAAGGTCGCACGCCGCACCTGGTTTGGCAGCATGCTGCTCGGCGCAGCCATAGGCTACGGTGCCGTCCTCTATTTCCTTCCGGCCTACGATGACATGTGGCGACCTACAGTCTGGCTGACCGCCGAGTACCGCCTCCCTGAGGGGAAGAGCGTGGTGCGTGTGAGGAGCGACGAGTACATGCGTGGTGTGGTGGTCACCGTGGACTCGCTCCAGCGACAGTACCATGGCACGGTGAATGCGGACTCGCTGCCTGTCCGTTTTCGCGCCGACTGGGTCCACCTTGCGGGCAGTGAGCTGCTCAAACCCGGCCCCACCGACACCGTGGAGGTGAATTGGCTGCTCACCTATGATCCGACGCCCTACACGCTCAACATCAGCATCACTGCAGACAGCGGCAAGGTTGACAGCGTGGGCTCTGATTTGGGCTTTCGCAAAGGAAAACGCAGCATTCTCTTCGCCTGGACTGCGTGGCCCCAGGGGCCGGTGGACCTCAAGGCGACCATCGTGTGCCGAGGAGTAACAAGGTTTGTGCGGCAGGTAACGGCCACATACACCGAACTGCCGACTGGAATAAGCCTGAGTGCCGCGTCCGCAGATGTAATCGCACGAACGCGCGTAACCCTAGTGGACACCCTGTGGTTTCCCCGCCTTCCCTCGGTGCGTCCCCGCCAGGAGGCCACGGAGGCAAGTTTATCACCCACCCATCAAAAAGTCCTTGCACAATTCACGCGCAGTACTTATCTTCAAGACACGAAACAACAATAG
- a CDS encoding phenylalanine--tRNA ligase beta subunit-related protein, with amino-acid sequence MKQAPFRFVLSPEVKGKVLLACLHFGQVEVKGYFEPLWREIDQLAAEHRARIGSLEAALPVLQPARTLYRQMGVDPTKHRPSSEALLRRVLKGTPLYQINTVVDTCNLCSLRFLLPIGLYDTAGIRGQAVQVRRGVEGESYEGIGKGWLSAAGKLILADEHGPFGNPSADSARTGVTLETRAVLMVIFAPGGYSKERLHEHMEFAISRMARYCAAVLADQSVIS; translated from the coding sequence GTGAAGCAGGCTCCATTCAGATTCGTTCTTTCACCGGAGGTCAAGGGAAAGGTGCTCCTTGCTTGCCTCCACTTCGGCCAGGTTGAAGTCAAAGGCTACTTTGAGCCCCTGTGGCGGGAAATCGATCAGCTGGCGGCAGAGCACCGAGCCCGCATTGGTAGTCTCGAGGCGGCTCTCCCCGTCCTCCAACCGGCACGCACCCTGTATCGACAGATGGGGGTCGATCCCACCAAGCACCGACCCTCCTCCGAAGCACTGCTGCGGCGCGTCCTGAAAGGGACTCCGCTATACCAGATCAACACGGTGGTGGACACCTGCAACCTCTGTTCGTTGCGTTTTCTATTGCCAATAGGCTTGTACGACACTGCCGGCATTCGCGGCCAGGCAGTCCAGGTACGGCGTGGTGTGGAGGGCGAAAGCTATGAGGGGATCGGCAAAGGGTGGCTCAGCGCCGCTGGCAAGCTGATTCTGGCAGATGAACATGGTCCGTTCGGGAACCCATCTGCAGATTCGGCGCGCACCGGCGTCACCCTGGAAACACGCGCGGTACTCATGGTGATTTTTGCCCCCGGGGGATATTCCAAGGAGCGTCTGCACGAGCATATGGAGTTTGCCATCAGCCGCATGGCGCGCTATTGCGCGGCTGTGTTAGCGGATCAATCGGTGATAAGCTGA
- a CDS encoding M48 family metalloprotease, producing the protein MNTRTFLSMALACTLAGLVLVVSCAVNPVTGKRDFMLLTEADEIQLGKQTDPEVVATYGILEKPELQAYVEDLGRRLAHVSHRPHLPYSFKVLDSPVINAFAVPGGFIYLTRGILAYLNDEAELAGVMGHEIGHVTARHTAKQYSKAMLAGLGLEIGKGLSTEFRKYAPYVEFGVGMLFLKFSRDDERQADELGVTYSTKAGYDATHMANLFVTLERLQPSSAQGLPDWFSTHPNPPSRIQNIRKLAAQWQKTVAAPQYSVNSEQYLRTIDGLVFGDDPRQGYVADGVFYHPTMRFQFPVPANWHVENAPSQVQMVSPQEDAVMLFMLSQEQTPQEAAEKFVQQTGASVVESTGLQVNGLPAHRLVTNLVSQQTALSVMSYFIKKDNIVFVFHGYTLQAGFAQYRSVFQGTMSQFRQLTDPARINVKPAVLRVRQAPREASLRELLKGFGVTDDSLPAMAVLNGRTLEEVVPAGTLIKVVEK; encoded by the coding sequence ATGAACACACGCACATTCTTGAGCATGGCACTCGCTTGCACTCTGGCGGGCCTGGTTCTGGTGGTCTCCTGTGCCGTCAATCCGGTGACCGGCAAGCGTGACTTTATGCTCCTCACCGAGGCAGACGAAATCCAGCTGGGCAAGCAGACTGACCCCGAAGTGGTGGCTACCTATGGCATCTTGGAAAAACCGGAGTTGCAGGCGTATGTGGAGGACTTGGGTCGGCGCTTGGCGCACGTCAGTCATCGCCCCCACCTCCCGTATTCATTCAAGGTCTTGGACTCGCCGGTGATCAACGCCTTTGCGGTGCCCGGAGGGTTTATCTATTTGACGCGCGGCATTTTGGCCTACCTGAACGACGAGGCTGAGCTGGCCGGGGTCATGGGGCATGAGATCGGCCATGTGACAGCACGCCACACTGCCAAGCAGTACAGCAAGGCAATGCTGGCTGGTCTCGGTCTGGAGATCGGCAAGGGGCTTTCCACGGAGTTTCGCAAGTACGCCCCGTATGTGGAGTTTGGCGTGGGCATGCTCTTCCTCAAGTTCAGCCGCGACGATGAGCGACAGGCAGACGAGCTGGGAGTGACGTACTCCACAAAGGCGGGCTACGACGCCACACACATGGCGAATCTCTTCGTCACCCTGGAGCGTCTCCAGCCTAGCTCCGCGCAAGGCTTGCCTGATTGGTTCTCCACGCATCCTAACCCGCCTTCGCGCATCCAGAACATCCGCAAGCTGGCCGCGCAATGGCAGAAGACCGTCGCAGCACCGCAGTATTCGGTCAACTCCGAGCAGTATCTGCGGACTATTGACGGTCTCGTGTTTGGCGACGATCCGCGCCAGGGCTACGTGGCCGACGGGGTCTTTTACCATCCCACCATGCGCTTCCAGTTCCCGGTGCCAGCCAATTGGCATGTGGAAAACGCCCCGTCACAGGTGCAGATGGTCTCTCCACAAGAAGATGCGGTCATGCTGTTCATGCTCAGCCAGGAGCAGACACCTCAGGAGGCAGCTGAAAAGTTCGTCCAGCAGACCGGCGCCTCTGTGGTCGAGTCGACAGGCCTGCAAGTCAATGGGCTACCTGCGCACCGCCTCGTCACCAATTTGGTCTCGCAACAAACTGCACTCTCGGTGATGTCCTACTTTATCAAGAAAGACAACATCGTGTTTGTTTTCCACGGTTACACGCTTCAGGCGGGGTTTGCGCAGTATCGCTCGGTGTTCCAAGGGACAATGTCCCAGTTCCGGCAGCTGACGGACCCGGCGCGCATTAATGTGAAGCCGGCCGTCCTGCGCGTGCGCCAGGCACCGCGCGAGGCTTCCCTCCGGGAACTTCTCAAGGGTTTTGGCGTGACAGATGATAGTCTCCCGGCCATGGCGGTCCTCAACGGTCGCACCTTGGAGGAGGTAGTACCGGCCGGCACGCTGATCAAGGTGGTGGAAAAGTAG